The window aaaatattgtgcaggaaaataaaatattttcctgtgtttggcaacaacactggaaaatattttctggTGTTTGACTACAACATtcgaaaatattttccaactaCTAACTATagattttctatattttttattttcaattgtatatataaaacacaaaaaagagaTTCACATGTATTAAGCATAAAAAACATACATAAACTGTAAGGTGCCGTTTGGTTCGTAGGATGGAATGAAAATAGAATTGCtattccaaaggaatagaatagcaaataatggaatagaaattccttaggaataactattcctatttttggttggtggaataagatagaatagaatatataatttttcattcaaaacacAATATTACCTTCAAATCTATTACTATAAATTGTACGTTTTTTCATGTTATTAACGTTATgatgtttttttcattttttcgtgttttcacgtttagtttttcggtttttcttttttttcacgttttttatttttcgcattttgttactttttcatgttattcatgtttttttcatgtttttcgtttttttaatgttttcgtgttttgtttgcatttttcctCTTTCCATGTTTATCGTGTTTTTGacgtattgtcacgtttttgtgtcttaacatttttcgcgttttcgtgtttttcgtattttttcacgttttcgtgttttttgtatttttcacgtttttgtatatttcgtgttttgtcactttttcgcgttgttcatgttttgtgccTTTTCAAGTGCTTGCTTTTTttcgtttttgtgtttttcgcatttgttcaccttttcatgttttttgcgggggtttttttttttcatattctcgtgttttgtaacgttttcatgttattcatgtttttcgtgtttcatatttttcgtatttttacattttttaacgttttccccATTTTTCTCTAAACTTGTATGtcattttcccttatttcttccttccttttccattgacttaccacttattttcctttgagttattttcctgcccaaacaaacattggaaaattgggaaaatattttcctgcagaatattttCCTCCAAACAAACAGGACCTAGGTgtagtataatttgatccttcatcaactatatcctgtgaACAattcttataaccatggaacgtgtcaaggttacatataatgaaGAGTCCGTTTTTACTTGTCTaggttgaatttactctgaaaagataagttaagtgaaatctccatttctactcttaactctatcaccttgcaaggatttcagtcaattcaccacaagctgccatttggatatatctcccatttatcaggagcgacgaatgctcaatctaacattaactatcctgcaattactttatgtgatacccaaccctgctctcataTACCCCATGGCCTCCCCTCTAGTGGATCgcgctcgcacagaatcaaaacatcacactccataatccaaaatcactaattaatgaatgtttgagtctgaggattacttatacctactaataccattgagatgaacagttgacactcagataaatctatccatgctgttatctcaagtcgggtcccaatcctaatgaactccttcaccggatccatgtaactgtctagatatctccatatctaaagcttgtgagatcagctctctgtctcgatagaagacattgttacatgcaagtctcaacaataATATGCAAACCCCTATAacacattacttgacttgggttgattttaagtttattggtctattataaagtatagtctcacttcatgcttgtatgaacactttataactacttaaataaacttgtgATTACTTTTCTTATGAAAGATTAATGCCTTTTATATACAGTTTTAATTATgctatatctgattaaacaaatgattcaataaacaatttattcattaatattcatatcctaaaacaattgtctttagggcactaaactccaacacctTGGTGCTTCAATGGCAGATGAAGGAATTGGGGATGAATTCTCAAGATGGGGAAGAATGATTACAATAGCAAAAGAAGATAAACTAATTACAAATTGATAAAAACTAAGAAAACTAATTGATGGATAATTTTCATGGTGCCTTGGGAATGAACATCCAAGTTCTTTAAATAGGCAAagtaaaacctaaaaatacctAAGTTTATGTTACAGGATTCAAATAGGATTTAACAGACTCAATTCCACTTAAAAAGGGGTTTGAATCAGTCACTTATGACTGATTCGCAGGTCCAACTCACCGAGCTGGGAGTCCAGCTCGTCGAGCTGGACCTGTTGGCCGGAAAATACAACCCTAGTGTCCAGCTCGCCAAGCTGGACCCCAAATTGGCTTTGCCAGCCAAATCAAGGGCCAGCTCCCCAAGCTGGCTCCCAGGGGGCCCCAAATGCAAATTTCTTCTCCTTTATGTGTTGGACGGTCTCACCCCTTCCATATTTGACATGTAACATCACACTAAAACTCTAAAAACATTAGTTCTAAGGCTAGATTGATTCACCAAACTTAGGCCTTAAGTACCAAATTGATTTATAGTGACATTTGGTGAATCAATTAGCCCAAAAGATTAAAGAAAAATTTAGGTGAGTGCTTAACTTggcattattttattaaaaatgatataaaagtgCTAAAAGAGAACTAGAAACTAAATAATCGATAAAAGTGAAATAAAGCACGGAATAATGATACTAATTTATTAGAATTACCGTAAAAAGTACCCCAAAAATCGTACCAAGAGATAGAGGTTTTTCACCATGATcatacacttatcccttagttgaGCCTCTCGAGATACAACTCCGATAAACTCTCATCGAAGCGTAAAGGAGGGAAGACATAGTGAAATGAACACATAATGTAATATGTATGCATAACAATTAAAAGACCTAGTATGCCTTCAACCCATTCAAATCTTGCCCACATATGAGGAAGTTCCAAATGGATCTGGTTATACCAATGATGTATGAGAAAGCTCGTAAGCATCTTGATTATTTGTATCAAGGAAAAAGCATTGGATTAGTAGATGCATAATATGAAATAAGTCATGTGTAAAAAGGTACTGTGTGAACATGATAGACCCTCAACCTATTTTATGTAAGACGAAGGTCGTGGAACCAACAGGTATGAATGAACAAAACATCGGGAGGTATCGACTATTTGTGTATGGGAAGATGCACCGATTATACAATGTGTAGGGATTACTGCGGAGTAAAATTGCAAAGCGACTGACCAAATCTTCGGTAATGCAAGGTTTGCAGCGATCGAAGGTTCTTGattgcattttttttatggaatactAATTTGCACGTAATGGGAGGACTGTGCCTTAAGGGGGAGGACCGTCGACGATACATTGTGGAGGGTTTTGGACGAGAATAAGAAAGTGAACAAGGGTGGAGGAGGAGCATGAAGGAGGGAAGAGATATTCGGGATGGAAGCATCATAATTTGGAATTATGACTATGGGGATACTTAAGTCTATGGAACTTTGAAATGACAATTAAGGGCAGATGAGCGCAGAAGTATGATAACGTGACAAAAGTGAAGAAGATAAAAAATGCTCGAAAATTAGGAGATTAATGAATTAAAGGGTTTAGTtggaaatttctgaaatttatgTCCAATTTTACTGAAACTCTCCACTTGTGTTTGTTTACTCAAATTTCTCCTCCCGTACTTTTTCATGTTAAAAAAtatcctcatgttgccttttcatGTTAAAAGATGGAAATTGCTATTTGcattttatacatgaaaaaatagtttgttttttttttaacaaaagaaGCAAAAGTTAAAGCATCTTCTTGCAACAGGTAAAACAAACGAGTTTTAATCGTACTCTCTCTCATTTTAATACAAAATCCTAAAGGTGTCTGCAAGTATCGAACCAAGAAATGAGAcaaattgtataaaaaaaatcagactCTCTTTCATTTTAACATAAAAGGTCTGTTTGGTACgttgtaatgcaatgtaatgtaatcaaagtttaATGCAGTGCAAtgaataatgattttattatcaTGTTtgcttgataaattttaataaaattgataaaataaaattatcattGCAATAAGTATGTTTATATTAGTTAAATACAATGTTCatgtttttttacatttttctgtttttttttttcgtgttttcaagTTTTCCcccatattttttcatttttcggatttttccatttttatcttttctgttttttctcattttttgtatttttttctcttccttttttttcatgttttcacatttttttcgtttttatgtttttggtcTTTTTCCGTTTtccgtttttcacgtttttgcattttttgaattttttttatctttttcggtttttttacgtttttctcCTTTTCGCATATTTTCAGttttatattttcatatttttttcacatttcgtcattattaataaaaaaaaaaatgcaaagatCAATCTTAATAAAGATTTATACctattttatttatagtgtTCTTGtataaatttgtaaaaaaaatcgaGTGATATATATCTGTGAATTcgataaaaaaatgataactaATAAAAAACAGTTTGACAAGTCTCGAAGAAAAATGAGACAATGTCCTTTCTCTATCTAATTGGTATCTTTCTGCAAAGTGAGGAAGAAGCAGGGgtgagcatcggttcggttcggttactaaccgaaccgaactgtcGGTTAACCGAATCGAAATTTGTCCTATTttcataaccgaaccgaacaaGTTTGGTAACCAAATTTCATTTAACCGAAaatttttggttcggttcggttaccgaccgaataatcgaaaacataaaatatttaattttttctacatttttatttaattagttttcaaATAATATCCTTGTACAAAAGTtacaattgaataaattaaaggctactaaaccaaaatatatatatacaaagataaaagtgtattttttagggttggactttttatttatatatatataaagataaaattatattttttatatttatatatgaagttcggttcggttatcggttataccgatattttttttaataaccgaaccgataaccgaTTACTAAATTGAGCTAAAATGAAACCCGAACCGAACCAGAATGTTAAAATAACcaaactaaactaaaatttcgattcggttatcggtttggTAATCGGTTACCGGTTATTTTGCTCACCCTTGGAAGAAGTCATGGTTGAATACTAAAAGGCTAACTTCTATCTATAATTAGATTTGACTTGAAAAATGTGATTTCTCTGTTTTGTTTCTTTGCAAGAAGATTCCAGTCCTACTGCTCTTCCTTGCTCACACCGTTGTCTTGTAATTACCGCCGTCGACATCCGTCGTTGCTTTAAACTTGCAGAGGTTTGTCACCTTCTACAATTAATtcctcttttcctttccttttcgtCTTGTTTGATTGGGTGAATGAAATTGATTGTTCAGGTTTTCAGTAAACCAGAAAGTTCACTCTCGCAACACTTGTATTGATCTCTGCcttcattattattataattttcctGATTCTCAGTTTAATCATTTTATTATAATtccctattttatattattgtgtgtttttaggTGATCTCTGTTAGGGTAATTGATTTTTTCATAGATGGCATCTTcttctgctgctgctgctgctgcttcaCTTAAAAGGAAATATGATGTGTTTCTTAGCTTCAGAGGGGAAGATACTCGTTATAATTTTGTTAGTCATCTCCACGAGGCTTTGTGCAGTAAAAGAATCAAAACCTTCATTGATAATGACCTTGAAAGAGGGGAAGAAATAACTCCTTCTCTTTTGAGAACTATTGAAGATTCTTTTATTTCTGTTATCATTTTCTCAAAGAACTATGCATCATCTCCATGGTGTTTAGATGAAATGGTTAAAATTTTTGAGTGCAAGAGAACTCATGGACAGACAATTTTACCAGTTTTCTACCAAGTAGATCCATCTGAAGTGGAACAACAAAGTGGATGTTTTGCAGATGCTCTTCTTCAGCTTCAGACCAATTTTAAGAATCAATCAGCAAAGTTGCCGAGATGGATAACTCACTTGAAGGCTGTTGCCAGCTTATCTGGATATGCCTCTCAGGATATCCGGTATGTCTCGATCCTTAAGTTCTTCCATCTTTAAGGTTGTTAATGGAACACTATTTAAAGAGCATTTGTATTTGATGCTTAGATGTAAATGCTTTTCACATTTATTATGAAGTAGAAAACAAAACATGCACATTTCAGATAGCTTTTTATTAGCAAATCGTGGTCCTAGCACATAATATTATCTGTGAGGAACTTGAGCTACTAAATAGAAGGTGGTTGATGGCATTTAACTGTATCCCATATTAGAAGAGTCTTTATCTTGCTAGATCAAAACATAGAAAAACACTACTAATTAATAAGTTCTAGTACTTAAAACTATTTTCACTAAACATTGATGCTTTACGTGTTTTATTCCATCAAAGCAATTCTAAACTATTAACGGATAGGAATCCCTTTTAAGTTTTAACCAATGTCATTCGGTTGCCAAATTTGGTACTTTGCTTAATAATATGGTGATCTTTGTACTTTGGTATTCAAGAATAGGCTTTCAGAAAAACAAAAAGGATggacgaaagaagaaaaaaggcaATAGAAGGTGACTTGATTCCCCctccacccccccccccccccccaaaattGCGCTCTTAAGATCTGTTGGAAACTTCCTTAGACAAAACTCTATCTCTTgcttttagttcatttatttatttttgtcgtAAAAGATTATTAAATTTTACTTAGTGGAATCAGATTCATTTGTTATCCACATGACATAAGCTAATGAGAAGTTTAAATAATTTAGGAGATTGCTGAAGTTTTGTGAAGTGTCTAGAACTCTAGATTGAATTGAAAATCTGGTTTTCTGAAGTCATGGTATAATTACTAGTACCTATAGTCATGAAAATGATATGTTTGAAATAAGATtcagctttttttttttccttttgaatAGGTTTGAGGCTAAACTTGTGATAGATATTGTGGAAAATATTTTGAAGAAATTGAACCATGCATACTCGAGAGATTTGAAGGACCTAATTGGAATAGATTCACATAttgaacaaactaaaaagttacTACAGATTGGGATGCCAAAAGTTTGTATTCTAGGAATTTGGGGTATGGGTGGTATTGGTAAAACAACTGTTGCTGAAGTAATCTTCAACACTCTCTCAAGTCAATTTGAAGGTTGCTGCTTCCTCAAAAATATAAGGGAAGAAGCAATACGCAGTGGGCTATGTGGTCTGAAAGAAAAGCTTTGTCAAGATGTGAATGATATTCTCCAAAGAAAAAAGGTGTTGCTTGTTCTGGATGATGTGAATTGTGTAAACCAATTAGATGAGCTAATTGGAACACAAAATTTTGGCTTGGGTAGTAGAATTATTTTGACGTCTAGAGATAAGCAAGTTCTGAATAATAGAGTTCATGAACTATATGAAGTTGAGGGATTAAATGATGATGAAGCTCTTCAACTTTTTTGTTTGAATGCTCTTAAGAAAAACTATCCGACTGAAGAACATATGGAGCTATCGAAAAGGGCAGTTAATTATGCTCAGGGCAACCCATTAGCACTTAAAGTTTTGGGATCTTTTTTATTTGGCAGAGGGAAACAAGATTGGGAAAGTGCATTGGACAAACTATCTAGAATTCCTCGGCCTGAAATTTTCAATGTGTTGAGAGCAAGCTTTGACACACTTGATGATGAAGAGAAATGTATATTTCTTGATATTGCATGTTTCTTTAAGGGGCAACAATTTGATTTTGTGAAGAGATTACTGCATGGTTGTGGTTTCTCAGCTAGTATCGGAATTAGTGTTCTCATTGATAAGTGCCTTATTACTGTCTGTGAAAACAAGCTAGACATGCATGACCTATTGCAAGAAATGGCTCATGAAATTGTTCGCCGAGAATCAATTGGAGAGCTGGGGAAACGCAGTAGATTGTGGAGTCATGTTGATGTGTTCCACGTTTTGACAAAAAATCTGGTGAGAGCCTTGCGTACAATGTACAGTTACCTCATGAACGTAACCTTAAAATAAACTGTTGCAAGTTTAATTACATGTGGAACTGaagctttatttatttattactttgAGCTGTAGGGAACTGAAATGGTTGAAGGGATATTTTTCAATACATATAAAATGCAAGAAGTGAATTTGAGTTCCAGAGCCTTTGCTGGGATGCACAACCTCAGGCTACTCAAAATCTACAGTGCTGGAGTTGCAAACAAATGTAAATTGCGTCTTCCTGATGGCCTTGAGCTTCTATCCGATAAGTTGAGATACCTGCATTGGGAAGAATACCCACTAAGCTCTATGCCGTCAAATTTTCAAGCAGAAAATCTTGTTGAACTTAACCTTGCATACAGCAACGTTAAAAAGCTATGGTCAGGAGCACAAGTAATATTTTATCTTCACGTTTTTAGCCTCAATGCAGCTTAGTGTAAGTAATTTATTTAAGCCAGTTTTATTGGTTGTGCAGCATCTTGTGAATTTGAAGGTGATGAATCTCAGTAATTCCAAGAACTTACTTACATTCCCTGACCTCTCGCTGGCCAAGAATCTTGAGAGCTTGAATTTTGAATATTGTACTAGCTTGGCAGAAGTTCATCCATCGATTCGCTTTCTAGATCGACTTATATATTTGAACATGAGATGTTGTACGAGTCTGTTGAGCC of the Euphorbia lathyris chromosome 7, ddEupLath1.1, whole genome shotgun sequence genome contains:
- the LOC136235124 gene encoding disease resistance-like protein DSC1 isoform X4; this encodes MASSSAAAAAASLKRKYDVFLSFRGEDTRYNFVSHLHEALCSKRIKTFIDNDLERGEEITPSLLRTIEDSFISVIIFSKNYASSPWCLDEMVKIFECKRTHGQTILPVFYQVDPSEVEQQSGCFADALLQLQTNFKNQSAKLPRWITHLKAVASLSGYASQDIRFEAKLVIDIVENILKKLNHAYSRDLKDLIGIDSHIEQTKKLLQIGMPKVCILGIWGMGGIGKTTVAEVIFNTLSSQFEGCCFLKNIREEAIRSGLCGLKEKLCQDVNDILQRKKVLLVLDDVNCVNQLDELIGTQNFGLGSRIILTSRDKQVLNNRVHELYEVEGLNDDEALQLFCLNALKKNYPTEEHMELSKRAVNYAQGNPLALKVLGSFLFGRGKQDWESALDKLSRIPRPEIFNVLRASFDTLDDEEKCIFLDIACFFKGQQFDFVKRLLHGCGFSASIGISVLIDKCLITVCENKLDMHDLLQEMAHEIVRRESIGELGKRSRLWSHVDVFHVLTKNLGTEMVEGIFFNTYKMQEVNLSSRAFAGMHNLRLLKIYSAGVANKCKLRLPDGLELLSDKLRYLHWEEYPLSSMPSNFQAENLVELNLAYSNVKKLWSGAQHLVNLKVMNLSNSKNLLTFPDLSLAKNLESLNFEYCTSLAEVHPSIRFLDRLIYLNMRCCTSLLSLPTRIKLRSLETLHLSGCSNLRRFPEISENLKYLNLNETAIEELPKSIGKVIGLIALNLKDCKQLRDLPESVHLLKSLLIIDLSGCSNITRFPDVGPEVRYLYLSETAIEEIPSSVGLLSRLLCLDLLNCKRLEDLPSDISKLVSLEQLVLSGCSSITKFPEVPMQIKMLFLDGTAIEEIPSSIQHCFELVELNLQNCTRFHTLPSSICKLKHLQKLNLSGCCIFEDFPKILEDMSSLRYLYLDGTGIKALPSPIEKLKALSSLELKNCKYLCLYGIKFFDNLPEDRLCMQYLRKLYLNNCGLFGVPNGIGCLSSLEALDLSGNPFTEIPLSIKKLFELQYLGLRNCIHLKSLPERPPNLNKLDAHGCFNLRSVSIDPREAQGNIFEFIFTNCNNLDNISRHEIMSYAIIKFQLYAERLHDPMPSVLAGESSFCFPIAEHYTEFETKLLILPFLGITNFSSIGFQFNQQNLFNQAIQPASTSDASLHSEFIFRPTDKELITRYLQKKVTNTPILFDPIGVVDIYKSEPWDLRVGCIRSMPNVQLREDTGR